In Lycium ferocissimum isolate CSIRO_LF1 chromosome 11, AGI_CSIRO_Lferr_CH_V1, whole genome shotgun sequence, a single genomic region encodes these proteins:
- the LOC132037380 gene encoding uncharacterized protein LOC132037380, with protein sequence MAGKASKTLMKQSDEPDDLIFGFLDEGLEFESSKRSSELTISCSSSGDIMDEEEEDENVNNSEEKKLFWASQEELLQTTLCRTTSFESSVRKATKEALKELKFTSINCSCRNMVSDSCRKCMQNEISERLINAGFDCFICKSKWKSSLGIPSGEYTYMEVVQTASSKKGKSMKVIIELNFRGEFEMARANEGYNRLVKQLPEVYVGKVERLRDLIKILCCASKKCMKEKNMHMGPWRKHKYMQAKYLGSPEIKLEPIFPVNNLQRLPRPKASMLTFDLLDNLPTGLHCAAIKVV encoded by the exons ATGGCCGGAAAAGCGTCTAAAACTCTGATGAAGCAATCCGATGAACCAGATGACCTGATTTTTGGATTCTTAGACGAAGGTCTCGAGTTTGAGTCATCAAAAAGATCGTCAGAGTTGACCATTAGCTGTAGTAGTAGCGGAGATATAATGGAcgaagaagaggaagatgaaaATGTTAACAATAGTGAGGAGAAAAAGTTGTTTTGGGCATCACAAGAGGAGCTTCTTCAG ACAACATTGTGTAGGACAACTTCTTTTGAATCGAGTGTCAGAAAAGCAACAAAGGAGGCTCTAAAAGAATTGAAATTCACAAGCATCAATTGTAGCTGCCGGAATATGGTATCCGATAGTTGTCGCAAATGTATGCAAAATGAAATCTCCGAACGCCTTATAAATGCAGGTTTTGATTGTTTCATTTGCAAGTCCAAGTGGAAAAGCTCACTGGGAATACCTTCAG GTGAATACACATACATGGAAGTGGTGCAAACcgcaagttcaaaaaaaggGAAATCAATGAAAGTCATCATAGAGTTGAATTTCAGGGGAGAATTCGAAATGGCACGTGCCAACGAAGGCTACAATCGTCTAGTAAAGCAATTACCGGAAGTATATGTAGGAAAGGTAGAAAGGCTTAgagatttaataaaaatattatgttgTGCTTCAAAGAAATGCatgaaggaaaagaatatgCACATGGGTCCATGGAGGAAGCATAAGTACATGCAAGCTAAGTATCTCGGGTCGCCGGAGATTAAGCTGGAGCCAATTTTTCCGGTGAACAATTTGCAGCGTTTGCCAAGGCCGAAGGCTTCTATGCTCACTTTTGATTTGCTTGATAATTTGCCTACGGGGTTGCATTGTGCGGCAATCAAAGTTGTTTGA
- the LOC132035998 gene encoding uncharacterized protein LOC132035998: protein MVVVSLKPVKFYGSSLPRPRFYKPNSERVDPPVSILDPLMSWAEEAHWSMGGVSFTRHRLQGRIEGNIEKLRAEREIVENKKVEEEMTCPGAPIVLKRKRRLADDESEDVGGLSRKLEDEFDDVAEESGLKVAKVKSKGEKLKKVEEESGLESSGMNTSGLKSSG, encoded by the coding sequence ATGGTTGTAGTATCCCTAAAACCTGTTAAATTTTACGGCAGTAGCCTCCCTAGACCACGATTTTACAAACCAAATTCAGAGCGAGTAGATCCACCAGTTTCCATTCTCGATCCATTAATGTCATGGGCAGAGGAAGCTCACTGGTCAATGGGCGGTGTGAGCTTCACGCGCCACCGTTTACAGGGCCGAATTGAAGGTAACATCGAGAAGCTACGCGCCGAGCGTGAAATTGTGGAGAATAAGAAGGTAGAGGAAGAGATGACGTGTCCGGGTGCTCCGATTGTGTTGAAGAGGAAAAGGAGGTTGGCTGATGATGAATCTGAGGATGTTGGAGGTTTGTCGAGGAAGCTTGAAGATGAATTTGATGACGTGGCGGAGGAGAGTGGATTGAAGGTTGCGAAGGTGAAATCTAAGGgtgaaaagttgaagaaagttGAGGAGGAAAGTGGATTGGAGAGTTCAGGGATGAATACGAGTGGATTGAAAAGTTCAGGGTGA